Part of the Bacteroides fragilis NCTC 9343 genome is shown below.
TTTCATTAATCGACCCTTTTTCTGTACTTTTGATTTATAATAATACTAGAAGTAATAACAGGGGAAAAAGCCCTAGTTTAAAATAGTTTTGCGAATAGTTGAATTTATGAAACTTGGATTTAAATAAAATGGAGATAATAGGCTACGCTCGTGTTTCAACGAGGGAACAGAATTTAGATTTGCAGCTAGATGCTTTAAAAGAAGCCGGATGCAAACTTATATTTGAGGAAAAAGTATCAGGAGTAAAGGATAGACCCGAATTAGATAAAGCCCTTGCATATTTGCGAGAAGGTGATACTTTTGTTATCTGGAAGCTAGATAGATTAGGACGTTCTTTGAAAGATTTAGTTTATATAGTTGATTGTTTGCAGAAAAGAAAAGTTGCATTCAAAAGCATAGTTGATGGTATTGATACTAATAGTGCTTTAGGAAGATGTCAATTTGGAATTTTTGCTTCATTGGCTGAATATGAACGTGAAATAATAGTAGAACGAACTAGGGCTGGATTACAAGCTGCAAAAGAACGAGGGAAACTTACGGGACGACCTATAGGGTTATCGGAAGATGCAAAGAGAAAAGCTATAGCAGCAAAGCGTTTATATGAAAATCGGGATTATTCTATAGATGAAATATGTAGAATTTTACACATTGGAAGTAAGGCTACTTTGTATAGGTATTTACGTTATGAAAAAGTAAGATTGATGAATAGAAGAAATAAATAGGGCGTTACCTTTCAGGTCGGGCTTTTCGCTGCAAGTCCTCGCTACGCTGTGGGCTTTCCGCTGCAAGTCCTAACGCATTTTCCCACCCACCCTTCTAAGGTATATCCAATGCTTTGCTTTTTTCACCGCTTCTATGAAGCACCTACAAAGGCAAGGCATTGGATATTCGGTTTTATAGACTTCATGTTCCCTAAAGGGAATATTCCGTTTATAAAACCTTATCTCTCACCCAAAATATATAAAACTTTAGGGAAAAGATAATACGTTAAAAACCAGCCAATTATAAACTATTTTTAACAAAGATAATTGTCTTATTATTTGCGACATTTATAGAAAATTACTATCTTTGAGTATTGAAAATAAAGAGATAAATAAACTTTTAAAGCTGGTTTGGCTGCCAGTATAAAGAACAGCAAACAAAATTATGAAATCTACTTTTGATAAAAATGCAGAGAAGTTTGTAAACCTTATGGTTGAAAAAATTGAAAGTTTGTCTATGA
Proteins encoded:
- a CDS encoding recombinase family protein gives rise to the protein MEIIGYARVSTREQNLDLQLDALKEAGCKLIFEEKVSGVKDRPELDKALAYLREGDTFVIWKLDRLGRSLKDLVYIVDCLQKRKVAFKSIVDGIDTNSALGRCQFGIFASLAEYEREIIVERTRAGLQAAKERGKLTGRPIGLSEDAKRKAIAAKRLYENRDYSIDEICRILHIGSKATLYRYLRYEKVRLMNRRNK